The following are from one region of the Cystobacter ferrugineus genome:
- a CDS encoding phytanoyl-CoA dioxygenase family protein: MFTLSDADKALLPTDEEVAFYREHGWYLSRQIFSDEEIDALAAEQDRYYAGHRDRKLPVRPPRIAYWEPSHGDTTRNNDYVFYESTVMAKILAKPVLGAIAARLSGTDQLRLFNSALMYKPPNLKGDETVVPWHFDRHYWKTCTSNDMLTAFLPLHDCDEEMGTIVMVDGSHTWKEVGDNDTTTKHFLHRDKSELEQMLEENARFNGAVVRKVPMRFKKGQVSFHHCLTYHGSGANLSTKPRRAFSLHYQDRKNQYRPYHLSSGALLAYNHDVLCRKTPEGHPDYSDPAICPVLWEGRI, encoded by the coding sequence ATGTTCACACTGAGCGACGCCGACAAAGCCCTATTGCCCACCGACGAGGAGGTGGCCTTCTACCGCGAGCACGGCTGGTACCTGTCTCGCCAGATCTTCTCCGACGAGGAGATCGACGCCCTGGCGGCCGAGCAGGACCGCTACTACGCGGGCCATCGCGACCGGAAGCTGCCGGTCCGTCCTCCCCGCATCGCCTACTGGGAGCCGTCCCACGGGGACACCACGCGCAACAACGACTACGTCTTCTACGAGAGCACCGTGATGGCGAAGATTCTCGCCAAGCCCGTACTCGGAGCCATCGCCGCGCGCTTGAGCGGCACGGATCAGCTCCGCCTCTTCAACAGCGCCCTGATGTACAAGCCCCCGAACCTGAAGGGGGACGAGACCGTGGTGCCCTGGCACTTCGACCGGCACTACTGGAAGACCTGCACCTCGAACGACATGCTCACCGCCTTCCTTCCCCTCCACGACTGTGACGAGGAGATGGGCACCATCGTCATGGTGGACGGCAGCCACACCTGGAAGGAAGTGGGCGACAACGACACCACCACCAAGCACTTCCTGCACCGGGACAAGAGCGAACTGGAGCAGATGCTGGAGGAGAACGCCCGGTTCAACGGCGCCGTGGTGCGCAAGGTGCCCATGCGTTTCAAGAAGGGGCAGGTCAGCTTCCACCACTGCCTGACGTACCATGGCAGCGGAGCCAACCTGAGCACCAAACCCCGGCGTGCCTTCTCCCTGCACTACCAGGACCGCAAGAACCAGTACCGTCCCTATCACCTCTCCTCGGGAGCGCTGCTCGCCTACAACCACGACGTCCTGTGCCGCAAGACGCCCGAGGGCCACCCGGACTACTCGGACCCGGCGATCTGCCCTGTCTTGTGGGAAGGCCGCATCTAG
- a CDS encoding PLP-dependent aminotransferase family protein: protein MLRKDSLHPALSHSSLEVMNFLNEVTLRFPEAISFAPGRTYEGFYESGRLAAQLQGYVRYLEKQQGFTEAQVRTRLFQYGRTNGHIQELIVRMLEKDEGMLVDPQSVVVTVGCQEGMFITLRALCATPRDVLLVSSPCYIGIVGAARLLDIELIPVEEGPEGLDLEDLERKVRAARAEGKRPRALYVIPDFSNPSGNSFSLELRHRLLEAAAREDFLLLEDNPYGLFSRERERHPTLKALDKQKRVIYFGSFAKSGFPGARVGYTLADQPVIDDAGQQTLLADELSKVKSMVTVNTSPISQALVGGLLLENDCTLLAANQQAIRFYRENMETALRALERAFPRDAAWARGVSWNHPQGGFFLVVQLPFEVDDALLERSARRYGVLWTPMRYFYIEGGGERALRLSCSYLAPARIEEGIQRLARLIQDCLEERRP from the coding sequence ATGCTCCGCAAAGACTCACTGCACCCGGCCCTCTCCCACTCCTCCCTGGAAGTGATGAACTTCCTCAACGAGGTGACGCTCCGCTTTCCGGAGGCCATCTCCTTCGCCCCGGGGAGGACCTATGAGGGCTTCTACGAGAGCGGACGCCTCGCGGCCCAGCTCCAGGGCTACGTCCGCTACCTCGAGAAGCAGCAGGGCTTCACCGAGGCCCAGGTCCGCACGCGCCTGTTCCAGTACGGGCGCACCAACGGCCACATCCAGGAGCTGATTGTCCGGATGCTGGAGAAGGACGAGGGGATGCTGGTGGATCCCCAATCGGTGGTGGTCACCGTGGGCTGCCAGGAGGGGATGTTCATCACCCTGCGCGCCCTCTGCGCCACCCCGCGCGACGTGCTGCTGGTGAGCTCGCCCTGCTACATCGGCATCGTCGGGGCCGCGCGGCTGCTGGACATCGAGCTCATCCCCGTGGAGGAGGGGCCGGAGGGGCTGGACCTGGAAGACCTGGAGCGCAAGGTGCGGGCGGCGCGGGCGGAGGGCAAGCGGCCCCGCGCCCTCTACGTCATCCCGGACTTCTCCAATCCCTCGGGCAACAGCTTCTCCCTGGAGCTGCGCCACCGGCTGCTGGAGGCCGCGGCCCGTGAGGACTTCCTGTTGCTCGAGGACAACCCCTACGGGCTCTTCTCCCGCGAGCGCGAGCGGCACCCCACCCTCAAGGCGTTGGACAAGCAGAAGCGGGTCATCTACTTCGGCTCCTTCGCCAAGTCCGGCTTCCCCGGGGCCCGCGTGGGCTACACCCTCGCGGATCAGCCCGTCATCGATGATGCCGGCCAGCAGACGCTCCTCGCCGACGAGCTGTCCAAGGTGAAGAGCATGGTCACGGTGAACACCTCGCCCATCTCCCAGGCGCTCGTCGGGGGGTTGCTGCTGGAGAACGACTGCACCCTGCTGGCCGCCAACCAGCAGGCCATCCGCTTCTACCGCGAGAACATGGAGACCGCGCTGCGGGCACTGGAGCGGGCCTTTCCCCGCGACGCGGCCTGGGCGCGGGGAGTGAGCTGGAATCACCCCCAGGGCGGCTTCTTCCTCGTCGTCCAGCTTCCCTTCGAGGTGGATGACGCCCTGCTGGAGCGCTCCGCCAGGCGCTACGGCGTTCTCTGGACACCCATGCGCTACTTCTATATCGAGGGTGGTGGCGAGCGAGCCCTGCGGCTGTCGTGCAGCTATCTCGCCCCGGCGCGGATCGAGGAGGGCATCCAACGTCTGGCCCGGCTCATTCAAGATTGCCTCGAGGAACGGCGCCCATGA
- a CDS encoding DMT family transporter → MTNALLYAVTVLIWGSTWLAIKMQLGVVHPAASIIYRFSLAAVLMFAWVLARGLPLRFKPKDHFFMALVGALMFSTNFLCFYMASAYLTSGLVAVIFSMSLLLNIANGMLFFRRKVASSVLVGAACGLVGILLVFWPELARFNLDSNSGRGIALSLMGTLLFSLGNMASARNSAAGLPTQSSTAYSMAYGALLLTVFALAQGVELRFDFSPRYMGSLLYLALFGSVVAFGSYLTLLGRIGAERAAYATVLFPMIALGLSTVFENFLWTPRALLGVLLALVGNAIVLTKPEKLGRLLRPRSAPQP, encoded by the coding sequence ATGACGAATGCCCTGCTGTACGCGGTGACAGTGCTCATCTGGGGCTCCACCTGGCTGGCCATCAAGATGCAGCTCGGGGTGGTGCATCCGGCTGCATCCATCATCTACCGCTTCTCGCTGGCGGCGGTGCTGATGTTCGCCTGGGTGTTGGCCCGGGGCCTGCCGCTGCGCTTCAAGCCCAAGGATCACTTCTTCATGGCCCTGGTGGGGGCGCTGATGTTCTCCACCAACTTCCTGTGCTTCTACATGGCGTCGGCCTACCTCACCTCGGGGCTCGTCGCCGTCATCTTCTCCATGTCCCTGTTGCTGAACATCGCCAACGGGATGCTGTTCTTCCGCCGCAAGGTCGCCTCGTCGGTGCTGGTGGGCGCGGCATGTGGGCTGGTGGGCATCCTGCTGGTGTTCTGGCCCGAGCTGGCGCGCTTCAACCTGGACAGCAACTCCGGCCGGGGCATCGCCCTCTCATTGATGGGGACCTTGCTGTTCTCGCTCGGCAACATGGCCTCGGCCCGCAACAGCGCGGCGGGACTGCCCACCCAGTCCAGCACCGCCTACAGCATGGCCTACGGGGCGCTGTTGCTGACGGTCTTCGCCCTCGCCCAGGGCGTGGAGCTGCGCTTCGACTTCTCCCCGCGCTACATGGGCTCGCTCCTCTACCTCGCCCTGTTCGGCTCGGTGGTGGCCTTCGGCAGCTACCTCACCCTGCTGGGGCGCATCGGCGCGGAGCGCGCCGCCTACGCCACCGTGCTCTTCCCCATGATCGCGCTCGGGTTGTCCACGGTGTTCGAGAACTTCCTCTGGACGCCCCGGGCGCTGCTGGGCGTGCTGCTCGCTCTGGTGGGCAACGCGATCGTGCTCACCAAGCCGGAGAAGCTGGGGAGGCTGTTGCGCCCGCGCAGCGCGCCGCAGCCCTGA